A genomic stretch from Rhodobacterales bacterium HKCCA1288 includes:
- the bchF gene encoding 2-vinyl bacteriochlorophyllide hydratase — MPSDSLTASPSRKLYSVDERARRDATIWTLVQGILAPIQFVVFLVSLALVGRFLITGAGYDLATYSIIAKTAVLLTIMVTGAIWEKVVFGQYLFAPAFFWEDVVSFLVIALHLAYVAALIQEVPAVQQMWIALAAYAAYVINAAQFLYKLRQARLEGDR; from the coding sequence ATGCCATCGGATAGTCTGACAGCAAGCCCGTCACGCAAGCTTTACAGCGTGGATGAGCGCGCAAGGCGTGACGCAACCATCTGGACATTGGTTCAGGGGATTCTTGCGCCGATTCAGTTTGTTGTCTTTCTTGTGTCGCTTGCGCTGGTTGGACGATTCTTGATCACGGGCGCGGGCTATGACCTCGCCACATATTCCATCATTGCCAAAACGGCGGTGCTTTTGACCATCATGGTGACAGGCGCGATTTGGGAAAAAGTGGTGTTTGGCCAATATCTTTTCGCCCCCGCATTCTTTTGGGAGGATGTGGTCAGCTTTCTCGTGATCGCATTGCATTTGGCCTATGTGGCGGCTTTGATCCAAGAGGTGCCTGCGGTTCAGCAGATGTGGATCGCGCTCGCGGCCTATGCGGCCTATGTGATCAACGCGGCGCAGTTCCTCTATAAGCTGCGCCAAGCACGGCTGGAGGGGGACAGATGA